TTAAAAGTAGTTGTTCCCCATTTAAGGGGTGCAGTTATGAATGAGCAATATTACTTAGGCCTGACAAGCCTGCAAATCTGCCACGTTTCAACTTGTTGCAAATCCAAATGCGCATTTCCTACTTTGCCaagtgtttaataaatttaattcaaatgtgtttatatttatatatttacagtaCAAACAGATTACCTTATAAGAATTTATTATACATGAGTATATTTATACGTGTAtgagtatttatatatacaactgTTGAACAACTGTTTACTTAAGAGATCGAATAACTAAAGTACTGAGAGACAGTAATTATTTACACAATGATATCTTTATTAAAACTGTAATAATATGTGAtgttataaaatactaaaacagaTTGCAACAATTACAATAGAAACCTAGCTACCAATAAGCATTATTATAAAACGTAAAACGTATGTTCTTTGAATTTACAAACAATACTTAATATGTTGAAAATCCTTATCTGTATATTTGCCACTAATTATTGTTTATCATACAAATGATTTGGCAACACAGAATGTCACTcaatacttatttatattccATTTgttgacatattttttttattgtgtatCAAAGTTGTTCTTCCAAAATTGAGAATTTCCAATTGGTTTCATCTGTATTCAATGTTTGGAGTTATTGGTCTAtgaataaatttgaaacaaagcTTTTGAAAATATTCTGATTTAGACTATCCGCTCACCATTATTCGATAAATGGCAATactttataaacatttttgagaTGAAATTATGAAGAATAGTAATCACCATggattataaaaaaataaaaattgtaattaactGGCAACGATTAACGCTTTTTGATGCTAAGAGATTTTCCACTCGTATAATAGGGCCTCTCACTTTCATtcacaaagcaaaaagcaataTGCCTTGAAAAAAAACTGACCGTTATATCCCTAGGCTTTGATTGCACTTCAACTAATAAGTGGGTATgaatggcaatggcagcatCTTCAGTTCACTTTCCCTcattcaacaacaataagaatggggcaaacaaaatacattaacTGGCAGAAAAAAATTAGCTCATTGAACTGTCGATGAGCGAGTCATTAgtaaagcagcaaaaaatgaatacatacatattgaagtatttatacatctacatacatatgtagaaatatatttatgcgaAGAGGGATCGAACAAATGGGGGCTCTTGACGTGGAGCGTCAACTTTAAACAGTTAATAACAATAGACTTAGCCAAAATTATGATAAATAGAAGTACAAAAGACGAAACGAAGAGGCGTGCAAAGAGAAGTTAAAACAGAATTGAGAAGAAccacaaaacaatttgcatgaAAATGAAACCGTTTGATGACCAAAAACAATCACATCTTATGCTAATGGCaactctccctccctctctcaaTGTCTTTTGTAGATATGGTCAGCGTGGCGGAGGCGCCGTTGGAGGCGGGGGCTATGAGGCGCCCGCCTGCGTGCAAAACGCAATGATGACAAAAGACAAGAAGCCCTTCACCTATACGCCCGGAGGCATAGATCTCTCACAGATCCGGTCGGAGCGCATGGCCAAGCGTTTGGCGCGCAACGCACAAGCCGAGGGTGCTGGCACTGGAGCCGCTCAACAGAACAGACCTTCGCCACAGTCGCCGGGAGGCAATGTGGCTAGCTCAATGGGTGCCGCAGCCATGGGCATGCCCTTCCAGGTGCTGCCACCTCCACCACCGCCACAACCACAGTCGGGTAAGAATGGTAATCATGCTGCTCCTACAGCAGCACCCCCACCGCCACCCCCACAACAAAGCACATTAGCACCACCGGGTCGAGGCAGTGCACCCGGCTCGCCGGCCACGGCACGCAAGTCGCCGACGCCACAGCGGTTTGAGCCGCCACCACTTGGATTCAGGCCGGAGATTAAAATTCCGAGCAATCCGATGGCGGCGTTGCGCAAAGTGCCGCCGCCCGTGGAGAAGAATACCTTCTGGAAGGATGAGTACTGCAAGGAGCGCTCCAAGAGCCCGTTGCCAGAGTCAACCCAGAATCCCAATGCTAATGggtacaacagcagcagcaacaacaacaacagctatgATGCAGTTGATGGTgagcagagagagagtaagagagagagatggataTCGATCGCATCATTTCGCTGGCTTTTGGTTGTGGTTTTCTTGGGGCATCTAATTCCAATCTGTCGGCGGGCCAAAGTTCTCTTGGTACAGTTCTTGGCCCGCAGTTCGCCCGCCTCATCTTGATCGCCGGCTAATTACTAAGCGGTTTCTGGTGCTTTTAAACAACATTCAACTAACCTCAGACATCAAGCGGCATTATCTATTGGCCTTATTCTCCCCACTAACGGCactaaaattgatatttaattcTCATTTATcgtttcaattaattaatccTGATTTTGTTCTTTATTATGGTAGCGATTAAGCCAACCAatggtggcagcaacaactacagcaatggcaatgacaacaacaacagcatcaacagctaCAGCCCATACACACCATCGCAAgtgcaacagccacagcaacagcaacagcagctgcagcaacaatcACAGCAGCCACAATCGCCCTCACCCAAAACACCGccactgcaacaacagcagcagcaatggcaaccaACGCCACCGGCAACACCACCGCAACAGACGCGTCAGGAGTTCCGCAGTGTTCCCATGCCAACGTCGCCAGCAGTTAATGTTTATACACGGCAATCAGACTCTCCACGTTCGCCCTtcgaacagcaacagcaacagcagcagcaggagcggGCCACCGAAAGTCCTTTCCGCTTTGCACagatgcaacagcagctccagcagcagcaacagctgcagcgtCCACCAGCAGCAGTGTCTCCTTTGgcgcagccacaacagcagcccCGTCCACCCACTGCCGTGTCTCCTTTGGcacagccacagcagtcaCGTTCACCGACAGCAATTTCTCCGTTGGctcagcagcaaccacagcagcagcaacagcaaccgcaggCTGCATCTTCTGTGCCCTGGCGTACGCAACGCActccacagcaacagcagcaacaacagcacccACAGCCCATTTACAACaatgtgcaacagcagcagcaacaaccatcacaacagcaacgatCTCGCGATATCTTTAGCCCAGCCAAAACAGAACAAATACAACAGAGCTATGACAATCAGGAATCGCAATACCAAGGCGCTAAACCTGTGAGTACTACGAAACTAAGTATGGAATGAGGTTCTATTCCACCTGTTGTTGAGTCAGAATCAGAAAACAGCCAGTTATTGAACATGAATCTAAGAAGTCTTCaatgaaaaccaaaacatTTCAGTAATAAACAAGGAACAGACATTATTAaatcatttccaaaattttagaataattttacaagaatttttcttcaattctGGGATGTCGATGTTGCCTCGacatcaaaaaaaatcaataaatgcgAATGGATCTGACGAACTTATCTTGTGAACTCACAAATTAAGTTCAATAATTTTTTGCTATGCAACTTCTAATTGtctgaataatatttaaacacaATCGTTTTGCCTTGATCCCCAAATCATGCATATCCCATGCACAGTTTTCTCCTTCTGTAGGCAATTCTTCAATCATTATTGCACAGCATTCGCGGAaacattcaaatttatttttaaacaattgcAGTGAGCTGCGGCAAAAGATGCGCACATCAAATTGAACATTGAACGCATTCCGCGTGAGCAAGCGCTAAAATTGTAGGCGCTAAAATTAGCGATTGACAAAGGCCAAACACGAATTTTGAACTTGAGGCAAATGCAAAGAGGATTTATTACAACTTGAAAAGATTTTTGAACTACTTGAGTTTCTTATATAGACACTACAACCTTTATCTCTCTTGGCAACCTCGCCACTTATCACCAAATAGGAGGTTACCCgataaaatttaagttttctttttacgaccattataataaaaaatgtcgCTTAGTGAATTTTGCGTCCATGAAGTGAGATACTGTTGTAGATAATATCAAATTAGGGtaaagaattcaaaaatgaGAAACTCATTGCCATTgttataattacattttttcaatagACCAACGTTGGCTCGCTTTACATTGCACCTTTGGCACAGCCTGTAGAACCACAGGCCCAACgtctgttgctgcagcagcaacaacaatccgGTGCACGGGATTCACCTATGCGCCaattgccacagcaacagcagcagcaacaaccacagcagaTTGGAGGTCAGCCACTGCGTTGGCTAAGCTCACAACCGCAGGCCAAGGAGCAGGCGCCTTGGGCACGTCCCGAGGAGAATGGAAACGTGATGCCCTCGTCCTTGCGCCAGCCAGCTCAGTCAGCTGGAGCAACGCAAGTG
This DNA window, taken from Drosophila nasuta strain 15112-1781.00 chromosome 2L, ASM2355853v1, whole genome shotgun sequence, encodes the following:
- the LOC132789619 gene encoding basic-leucine zipper transcription factor A isoform X9 — protein: MATSTLTAAATPSAASVKNPQLKRVVYSKYRELLGSYNDKANAIIETLPAYMVREDRGFQLELPMAVHCNDKSSADIYGQRGGGAVGGGGYEAPACVQNAMMTKDKKPFTYTPGGIDLSQIRSERMAKRLARNAQAEGAGTGAAQQNRPSPQSPGGNVASSMGAAAMGMPFQVLPPPPPPQPQSGKNGNHAAPTAAPPPPPPQQSTLAPPGRGSAPGSPATARKSPTPQRFEPPPLGFRPEIKIPSNPMAALRKVPPPVEKNTFWKDEYCKERSKSPLPESTQNPNANGYNSSSNNNNSYDAVDGEQRETIKPTNGGSNNYSNGNDNNNSINSYSPYTPSQVQQPQQQQQQLQQQSQQPQSPSPKTPPLQQQQQQWQPTPPATPPQQTRQEFRSVPMPTSPAVNVYTRQSDSPRSPFEQQQQQQQQERATESPFRFAQMQQQLQQQQQLQRPPAAVSPLAQPQQQPRPPTAVSPLAQPQQSRSPTAISPLAQQQPQQQQQQPQAASSVPWRTQRTPQQQQQQQHPQPIYNNVQQQQQQPSQQQRSRDIFSPAKTEQIQQSYDNQESQYQGAKPTNVGSLYIAPLAQPVEPQAQRLLLQQQQQSGARDSPMRQLPQQQQQQQPQQIGGQPLRWLSSQPQAKEQAPWARPEENGNVMPSSLRQPAQSAGATQVQPTTGYYQPQPQPQPQQVVQGNGYGTSSSPGQTSHHNFGSNAQQSGLRLQINTNSISNNASQTGPRERIIPITLEQTPTYAAAQPNFGGNGVSTQNRFTPQRSLYDSSQQPQQQQFIPASEQQAPEPKKYTGSAIPSRSFKILQAMTTPENAGPGQSDL
- the LOC132789619 gene encoding putative mediator of RNA polymerase II transcription subunit 26 isoform X7, with amino-acid sequence MATSTLTAAATPSAASVKNPQLKRVVYSKYRELLGSYNDKANAIIETLPAYMVREDRGFQLELPMAVHCNDKSSADIYGQRGGGAVGGGGYEAPACVQNAMMTKDKKPFTYTPGGIDLSQIRSERMAKRLARNAQAEGAGTGAAQQNRPSPQSPGGNVASSMGAAAMGMPFQVLPPPPPPQPQSGKNGNHAAPTAAPPPPPPQQSTLAPPGRGSAPGSPATARKSPTPQRFEPPPLGFRPEIKIPSNPMAALRKVPPPVEKNTFWKDEYCKERSKSPLPESTQNPNANGYNSSSNNNNSYDAVDGEQRETIKPTNGGSNNYSNGNDNNNSINSYSPYTPSQVQQPQQQQQQLQQQSQQPQSPSPKTPPLQQQQQQWQPTPPATPPQQTRQEFRSVPMPTSPAVNVYTRQSDSPRSPFEQQQQQQQQERATESPFRFAQMQQQLQQQQQLQRPPAAVSPLAQPQQQPRPPTAVSPLAQPQQSRSPTAISPLAQQQPQQQQQQPQAASSVPWRTQRTPQQQQQQQHPQPIYNNVQQQQQQPSQQQRSRDIFSPAKTEQIQQSYDNQESQYQGAKPTNVGSLYIAPLAQPVEPQAQRLLLQQQQQSGARDSPMRQLPQQQQQQQPQQIGGQPLRWLSSQPQAKEQAPWARPEENGNVMPSSLRQPAQSAGATQVQPTTGYYQPQPQPQPQQVVQGNGYGTSSSPGQTSHHNFGSNAQQSGLRLQINTNSISNNASQTGPRERIIPITLEQTPTYAAAQPNFGAPAGHIIRSANQFVDQGYNNYPASATAQQQFVSNNNNNNNIVNSNGNNNSTRIIPIAIEGGRGGPVSQSPVILQNDPRSPPIQSKSFRILQKITDTVDDGSGSDGRQDSPQSTRQTQLDVEPPQLQRPQFARQMSAQQARNSPTIEQMRRLQIAQDQQSGTPTAWSPQGNGVSTQNRFTPQRSLYDSSQQPQQQQFIPASEQQAPEPKKYTGSAIPSRSFKILQAMTTPENAGPGQSDL
- the LOC132789619 gene encoding putative mediator of RNA polymerase II transcription subunit 26 isoform X8, whose translation is MATSTLTAAATPSAASVKNPQLKRVVYSKYRELLGSYNDKANAIIETLPAYMVREDRGFQLELPMAVHCNDKSSADIYGQRGGGAVGGGGYEAPACVQNAMMTKDKKPFTYTPGGIDLSQIRSERMAKRLARNAQAEGAGTGAAQQNRPSPQSPGGNVASSMGAAAMGMPFQVLPPPPPPQPQSGKNGNHAAPTAAPPPPPPQQSTLAPPGRGSAPGSPATARKSPTPQRFEPPPLGFRPEIKIPSNPMAALRKVPPPVEKNTFWKDEYCKERSKSPLPESTQNPNANGYNSSSNNNNSYDAVDGEQRETIKPTNGGSNNYSNGNDNNNSINSYSPYTPSQVQQPQQQQQQLQQQSQQPQSPSPKTPPLQQQQQQWQPTPPATPPQQTRQEFRSVPMPTSPAVNVYTRQSDSPRSPFEQQQQQQQQERATESPFRFAQMQQQLQQQQQLQRPPAAVSPLAQPQQQPRPPTAVSPLAQPQQSRSPTAISPLAQQQPQQQQQQPQAASSVPWRTQRTPQQQQQQQHPQPIYNNVQQQQQQPSQQQRSRDIFSPAKTEQIQQSYDNQESQYQGAKPTNVGSLYIAPLAQPVEPQAQRLLLQQQQQSGARDSPMRQLPQQQQQQQPQQIGGQPLRWLSSQPQAKEQAPWARPEENGNVMPSSLRQPAQSAGATQVQPTTGYYQPQPQPQPQQVVQGNGYGTSSSPGQTSHHNFGSNAQQSGLRLQINTNSISNNASQTGPRERIIPITLEQTPTYAAAQPNFGGYNNYPASATAQQQFVSNNNNNNNIVNSNGNNNSTRIIPIAIEGGRGGPVSQSPVILQNDPRSPPIQSKSFRILQKITDTVDDGSGSDGRQDSPQSTRQTQLDVEPPQLQRPQFARQMSAQQARNSPTIEQMRRLQIAQDQQSGTPTAWSPQGNGVSTQNRFTPQRSLYDSSQQPQQQQFIPASEQQAPEPKKYTGSAIPSRSFKILQAMTTPENAGPGQSDL